The DNA sequence aaaaatgacctttagggtcattacagtaCAGCTAGTCGGGTTCGCAAAGCGACACCCGGAAACCAcggttaaaaaaataaataaataaaacaataaaaaaaattcatgttttaccctcaacattaattacttactccctccgtccaattttatgtgacacttttcggattttgagattcaaacaagtctatgtTTGACCGTAATTTTTTCACAggtcttttaaacattttgaattattaattattgtgacttatagtaatttttacgtagtttacaaatatataaatttcatttcaaaaaaaattgaagatttcatttACAAATTCCCGGTCAagcttaaactgtttgactctcgaaaaatgaaaagtgtcacataaattgggacagagggagtattttcGAAGACATTATTTAATAGGGGATAGTTTggtaaaatacatatatcaataattattttcttaattagtgTGTCAAATTAAACtgtaacaagtaaaaatgaacggagaaagtatttagaaacatctatttttaatttgcctatgtttaaatttataaaaaaagatagaaGATATTTTCTCAATAAGTGTTGAAAAATAAGTAACATAACATTTTTATAGATTCAGTGAAAACAAGTTCCATGattgatattttatattagttttgtcCTCACACTCATTCTAATACCTCTCTTCTTTACCCTTACTCCCGTAGCCTCAATCTCTACGACCTTCCACCCCTATACAcacattcatcattcatagtatttgtttagttgattttttatttttttttggttggtggaaaaaataaatagatgcTTTtggtaaaacaaaataaaaagttgaggtaatttttaaaaataaaatgatagtaaaaagTTGGGTGTTTTCAAAATTGCCACACAAGGATTCCGGAATAAagtgtataaatatttttgagtaaagtgaataatatttatGGTCAAATCACAAATGGGTACTATTTTTGAATCTGatggttttaaattaaagatgtgtAGAATAAATCTTCTttaatcttataattttaaacagtaaaaaaatcaatttcaaaagatgttagtttttttttttccttttaaatggactaagaaaaatataagaaaaatcaatagaaacGGGGTGAGTTTTCCCCTTTGAATTTTAAGTTTGAGTTATTGGTTGGTAAATAATGGACTTTACTTTTGCAATCCCCTCTCTTGATTCAGATCGgagagaaaaataaactaaataaaaattaatcagTAGTCTCTAGATACGCGCTTTTGCACATGTACCTAATTGTATTAATTAATGAttacatataaattttaaaaaattaaataaatatatattataacaatGCTTTTGACttaattagatattttctctatctcaatttatgtggtaatGTTTGACTGAgcataaaatttaagaatataaGAGAAGACTTTTGTGATGCAGTTGGATCACACATTATGGATCCAAACGTGTACAATGCTGCAAAGAGAGGGAGTATCGAAGATGGTGATTTTTCACTTGTTGATTATCTGAAAAGGGAGGAAGAAAATGGTTACCAAGTCACTCCAAAGGGAAATACAATCCTCCATGTGGCAGCTCTCTTTGGCCAACGAGGTTTTGTGGGAGAAGTCCTTAAGATTACCCCGGCGTTATTATGctataagaataagaaaaatgaaactGTGCTTCACATTGCAGCTAATGTAGGACAAAGTGAAGTAGTGAGTGAACTACTTAACATAGAAGGAAAGGAGACACTTGTGAGGATGACGGATGACATTGGAGATACGGCCTTGCACAAGGCAGTGAGAAGTGGACACATTGACATTGTCAGGATGTTGGTGAAATTATTACTAGATCCTGAACACGACTTCCCAGCCAATAAGGCTGGGGAGACACCACTTTATCTGGCTGCGGAGTCTGGTTTTCATGATGCTTTGATTGAAATCTTGAACGTTTGCAAAGAACCAACTTATGTTGCAGGTCCATCCAATCGAACACCTCTACATGCAGCCGTAATTCAAGAACACACGGGTAAGTACCTTCTGGATGAtttcatcatatattatatGGAAAATGATTAAATTTGTCCCTCTACTAATAGAAAGAAGCTATATTTGTCTCTAAAGATACTCCTACAGACATACTTTATGATCTTGTTAAAcgaaaaaaatcattcatttatcatatataatatttgaCTAATATATCCAGAATGCGCGAGATCACTATGGCAATGGAATAAACCTTTATGCGAAGAATCTGATAAATGGGGTTGGAATTCACTACACTATGCTGTTAAACAAGGATTGACAGAAATAGTTTCCGATATGTTGGGATGGAAGAAATCCTTAGCCTACCTTCCGGCAGGCAGTGAAAATGATTGGACGACGGCATTTAACATTGCAGCTAGTGAAGGTGATCTATTGATGATAAATGAGTTATTAAATCACTGCCCAGATTGTTGGGACATGCTTAATAGCAATGGCCAAAATGCACTTCATGTTGCCTTATTGAACGGTCACGAAATGTTTGTCCATGCCTTCCTTGGGTCTGGAATTTGTGATAGCCTTGTTGATGAGGCAGATAATGAGGGAAATACTCCACTCCATTTGCTTGCTGCCTCTGGGAACCGTGTGCCTCAAATGATATTAGACCATCCTAGCGCAAAGAAGATGACatttaacaaacaaaatcagACTCCACTTGACATAGCATTGTCTCGTACATGGACAATAAAGAAGGTACTCTCTCTTGTCCATGACAGACTGGATCGGTTTTCCCCAGTTCTTTGAACGGACTCAGTCCGTTGGtttccttgtttttttttttaatcaacaaTGTAAATAAGATCAGCAAAAATTACAGAATTAGAGGGGGACATGGCAACCTAACCTCTAGACACAAAAATAGAGCATACAGAGGAGTTAATGCTCCTAAGAGATCTTGTCTAAGACTAAGAGTTCTGGCACCTTGAATTGCTATAGAAGTAATCAGTAGCTTTAGCCTAAACATACTGGCATCTACAAAACAGTGTTTTTTTGCTCGTTTTCGAGAGGATGTGAGCTGGATCTTACCATCAAAGGGGGCCAATAGCCTCGTTAGGAAATTTTTATCTTCTTAATGGGTGTGGCAATTTTCGCAAGAGCATCTGCAACTCCATTACTTTCTCTATAGTAGTGAATAATCGTGACATCGTGCTTTCCTTTGGTTGGTTCTTGCACTGCTTTAGTAGTGATATTTATTGAGTAATGGTAAAGATTAAAACTGTTCACCAGCATGCTTTGTCATGATTCCTTTATTTCTGTTATTGGACTGCTTTGATCTGTTTTTCATTGAGCCGAGGGTtctatcggaaacaacttctctacctcCAGGTAGGGATcataaggtctgcatacacctACCTCTGGAGTAGGGATTACACTGAGTATATTCTTCTTGTTGTTGGTAAAGATGTTTTCTAAAATGACAACTATTTTCGactatctatttttagtaatgacgaaaataaaatgaactagAAGGAGTAGttattaattcatctttttcTCAAGTAGCATTATATTATCTTTCACCAGCTGACCAACTTTGTTACTACATTTCACATCTTAGGAGAAATTGGTAGGCGATTTGTGCAGCATAAATGGACGATTGGGACAACGTGACTTCAAGGTAAAACGGAAAACAGAAACGATTGGTAACATACGACAGATTAGGAAGGAGGATGATCAGGACAAAGCTAAGAGAGacaaaatagaaatagaaaaatttaTGAAGGCAGCTCAAATACAAGTAGTTGTAGCTACTCTCCTAATGACGGTCACTTTTGCAGCTGGCTTCACATTGCCAGGAGGTTTATACAACGATGACAGTCCTAATAAAGGGATGGCGATTCTATTAAGAAAAACAGCGTTTCGTGCATTTGTTATTTCAGATGTCCTGGCATTTTCATTCTCAGCTGGTGCTATATTCATCTACTTCTTCATGGCAGATTGTGATGTAGACGGAGAGGAAGAATGTAAACGGGACTGGTTCAAAGTTTTAAGGAGTTATTATTATATAGCAGGTATTTTGCAACTTTTGGCAATGGGTGCTGTTGTAATTGCATTTGTAACTGGTATGTATGCTACTTTAGCAAATTCACTTGCTCTTGCTGTTAGTGTTTGTGTCATTGGTTGTGTCTCTTTTGTTATGTACTTTTGGATTATCATTTGGGTATAGAAAACCAAGAAGAAACTCTTAAGAGCTCTTGCTTTTTACGCCTATTGAGCCAACAAACATACTTTGTAGTCATGCCCAAGTTGCCACCAAATATGCATTAATTTATGGTTAGATTATATGATCTAGTATAAATATTGAGTGCTAAATAAGTACTTCTTTCTATGTTCAagtttatttattgaatttgtaTTAAACTTTGAAAATTCTAGAATGGTAATTATTCTCCAAACTATGGTTGTGtatgaaattttctttttttcaaatattaaagaCTCTTTAACTTAAACTAGACTAGatgaaaaaacattattttgagAACTTTACtattcatgttttagaaatCAAACTATtcaagacttttttttttttgtttataattttcttttttcctcaaATAAAACCTACTAAAATAAAAGGTCAAAATGTCAAGATTAGAccagaaatatatattttgtaaaactTGGGTtccataaaaaattaaatattcataatCACATCGTCCTATATTAATAAGTCTTCTTCATTTATGGACTTCATTTGCCAGAAAACCTACATATTTGTTTGCTTCTCTCCGGATATGGATGATATTCATCTTGGTGGCATTAAGCAAATACTTGCAATCTCTTAtgatatttttagatattttaaatataaaaataaaaatccatcATATAAAAAGACACGAAACTAAAAACAAATTTGGAACAGTTATCTTTGTCCTCTTTGATtgctttaattttttacttCCTCTCTGTCTCACTCCCTTTTTCTATCATTATAATCCAATGCAGaggcggagccagaattttcaatAAGGAAGTCAAAATCTATAGAAATAGACACATGAAGTAGCCGATGGGGTTTCAACATCTACTACATgtacatataaaattattttaatcatgtataaataatataatttttcgtcCAAgaggttcggatgaacccccaTTGTACaaggtggctccgcccctgATCCAATGGCTGTCAACCTTAAGACTTGAAGTGGGCCCATCCTATCAATTTCCTAGCCAATAATAGTATGCCACGTGTGTTAACATGTGATAATTAAACATCAAAATTCCCTAATTGAGTCATAAAGTGTGAGAATGCCATAAGAAATTATTGTCTTATGTTATGTTCTTACCAACTAAGGAATCAAAGaatctttgttgggttttagatttgtaaagaaacaagaagaagaaaaaagatctACAAGGGTTAAACTGGTCTTTTAGATTTTATCCATCAAAGCAAAAAAGGTATGTTGAAGAGCTACCTAATCaaatctttctttagttttacagTTTTCCCATGTTGGGTTTTTACCTAAATACTCATTTTTTCCATGTGGGGTTTACTTTTTGTGAATGAATATGAGttaaagattggatttttagTACATGGTGTTAATAAAGATTGTGTTTTTATCTTGGAGTGAGAAAATGTGTGTATTTATCTTTGTTGTGTACTATTACCTCTTTTCTGATTTGTTTGTGTTACTTTAATTTatcgaagtttaagaaaataaataagacttttgaatcttgtgtatTAATGTTGTAGAAGGTAtgaaaatgtcatttaatttctcttacttgaaaaaaaagatGAGGTTTTTTCCCCTTTGAATTTTCAGTTTGAGTCCTTGGTTGGTAACTAGTGGACTTAACTTTTGCAATCCCCTTAATTTAGATTGTTGATCTTATTTTTGGATGTTATGCATAATTTCTTTTGGTAcattggaaagaaaaataaactacatcaaaaaatttaaagttgttCATTAGCAATATATGCTTAAGTTCGCTAGGAGAAGAAACTTTATGTTCTTAATAGTATTACAGGGCCTCTTCATGATTGTGATTCTCCATAAACAAGTAGTCTCCAGATACGTGCTTTGTATGTGTACCTGGACATATTAATGAGTGtgttagttttaaaaaattgcatAAACGCAATATAACAATGCTTTTGACTT is a window from the Solanum stenotomum isolate F172 unplaced genomic scaffold, ASM1918654v1 scaffold35048, whole genome shotgun sequence genome containing:
- the LOC125852415 gene encoding ankyrin repeat-containing protein At5g02620-like is translated as MDPNVYNAAKRGSIEDGDFSLVDYLKREEENGYQVTPKGNTILHVAALFGQRGFVGEVLKITPALLCYKNKKNETVLHIAANVGQSEVVSELLNIEGKETLVRMTDDIGDTALHKAVRSGHIDIVRMLVKLLLDPEHDFPANKAGETPLYLAAESGFHDALIEILNVCKEPTYVAGPSNRTPLHAAVIQEHTECARSLWQWNKPLCEESDKWGWNSLHYAVKQGLTEIVSDMLGWKKSLAYLPAGSENDWTTAFNIAASEGDLLMINELLNHCPDCWDMLNSNGQNALHVALLNGHEMFVHAFLGSGICDSLVDEADNEGNTPLHLLAASGNRVPQMILDHPSAKKMTFNKQNQTPLDIALSRTWTIKKEKLVGDLCSINGRLGQRDFKVKRKTETIGNIRQIRKEDDQDKAKRDKIEIEKFMKAAQIQVVVATLLMTVTFAAGFTLPGGLYNDDSPNKGMAILLRKTAFRAFVISDVLAFSFSAGAIFIYFFMADCDVDGEEECKRDWFKVLRSYYYIAGILQLLAMGAVVIAFVTGMYATLANSLALAVSVCVIGCVSFVMYFWIIIWV